The following are from one region of the Coffea eugenioides isolate CCC68of chromosome 2, Ceug_1.0, whole genome shotgun sequence genome:
- the LOC113760216 gene encoding LOW QUALITY PROTEIN: increased DNA methylation 2 (The sequence of the model RefSeq protein was modified relative to this genomic sequence to represent the inferred CDS: deleted 1 base in 1 codon): protein MDNLSTDLIPTADQYFLLYFIIGIYFAPDLKEEKIRKPVLQRYVEGLPPYISNQLAGSFMSMVEMERVYYCVVRKASRSVIMKPPMLRLFFQGNLPPPVEDPSLAYPQFDDLFPPKLHPRTQSGNQYDMVQNIVFINEPDISYIKPEDIDRFKRLTGLEEFHLDGESAMLHNAVGGEMVYDLVEQEEDQSEDFLHSGSAQNFSAVPYPGTPTEHNMPSNGTLPLGNNFANPLMDGATIPSPTKTSSADDYEPRKIFLPSFPSREVWSNIIAATKNGFSVTGSAARGQVGPVIGLIDIGKSDDSYLFRVSLPGVKRDEREFSCEVENDGKVLIKGVATTGEKTVTKYSQVFEMQSQNLCPSGNFSISFNLPGPVDPRQFSGNFGTDGILEGIAMKTGK from the exons ATGGATAATCTATCTACTGATCTGATACCAACGGCAGATCAGTATTTCCTCTTGTACTTTATCATAGGGATTTACTTTGCACCTGATCTCAAGGAAGAAAAAATCCGCAAGCCTGTATTACAAAGATATGTTGAAGGTCTTCCACCATACATTTCCAATCAATTGGCTGGTTCATTTATGAGTATGGTAGAAATGGAAAGGGTGTACTACTGTGTAGTAAGAAAGGCAAGTAGATCTGTCATCATGAAACCCCCAATGTTGCGCCTGTTCTTTCAAGGAAATCTTCCTCCCCCGGTTGAAGACCCCAGCTTGGCTTACCCACAATTTGATGATCTCTTCCCTCCTAAGTTGCATCCCCGTACACAAAGTGGAAACCAGTATGATATGGTTCAGAATATTGTTTTCATCAACGAGCCAGACATCTCATACATAAAGCCAGAGGATATTGACAGGTTTAAGAGGCTGACAGGACTAGAAGAGTTCCATCTGGACGGAGAGAGTGCAATGTTGCACAATGCTGTAGGGGGTGAGATGGTATATGATCTGGTAGAGCAAGAAGAAGATCAGTCTGAAGATTTTCTACACTCTGGTTCTGCGCAAAATTTTAGTGCTGTACCATATCCTGGTACACCAACTGAACATAATATGCCATCTAATGGTACGCTACCTTTAGGCAATAACTTTGCTAATCCTCTAATGGATGGTGCCACAATTCCATCACCCACAAAAACTAGTTCTGCAGATGACTATGAGCCAAGAAAGATATTCCTTCCTTCTTTTCCATCAAGGGAGGTTTGGAGTAACATCATTGCAGCCACTAAGAATGGATTTTCTGTGACTGGGAGTGCAGCAAGGGGACAAGTAGGGCCTGTTATAGGACTCATAGATATCGGCAAGAGCGATGATTCGTACCTATTCCGAGTGTCACTTCCTGGAGTGAAGAGGGATGAAA GAGAGTTCAGCTGTGAAGTGGAGAATGACGGTAAAGTGTTAATCAAAGGAGTTGCAACAACTGGTGAGAAAACAGTC ACAAAATACTCTCAAGTGTTTGAGATGCAATCTCAGAATCTTTGTCCTTCAGGAAATTTCTCCATCTCTTTCAATCTCCCTGGTCCAGTTGACCCTCGTCAATTTTCTGGTAATTTTGGTACTGATGGGATCCTTGAGGGAATTGCAatgaaaactggaaaatga
- the LOC113763256 gene encoding alpha-crystallin domain-containing protein 22.3 has product MASNNRACYPPWSHFSENNGSRPSDPVQPVLDVLPLQCLAPSGPPPNMNATSTTKSDDSSSSVEINPGPSFGELPAMVFLSSLPTNEEWNNIITATKSGVALTGSAAMGKVGPAIGSVDIGESEDEYLFRVSLPGVVRDEKNFTCDVQHDGEITITGLTSTGGKMVRRDSMVFEMQTQNLSPPGEFSISFQLPGPIDYEKPIKGVFGSDGIFEATVKKRPSKGRRVI; this is encoded by the exons ATGGCTTCAAATAATAG AGCTTGTTACCCACCTTGGAGTCATTTTAGTGAAAATAATGGCTCTAGGCCATCGGATCCTGTACAGCCTGTTCTTGATGTCCTCCCCCTTCAATGTTTAGCTCCATCTGGACCTCCTCCAAATATGAATGCTACTTCAACCACCAAAAGTGATGATTCTTCATCATCAGTTGAAATCAATCCTGGCCCTTCCTTTGGAGAACTTCCTGCTATGGTATTTCTTTCTTCCCTTCCAACCAATGAAGAGTGGAATAACATCATAACTGCCACTAAAAGTGGAGTGGCACTTACTGGAAGTGCTGCAATGGGAAAAGTTGGACCAGCCATAGGATCAGTGGACATTGGTGAATCTGAGGATGAATATTTATTTCGTGTTTCCCTCCCTGGTGTTGTTAGAGATGAAA AAAATTTCACATGTGATGTTCAACATGATGGGGAAATAACAATAACAGGACTGACATCAACTGGAGGAAAAATGGTTCGGAGGGACTCCATGGTTTTTGAGATGCAAACACAAAATCTATCTCCACCCGGGGAATTTTCCATCTCGTTCCAGCTACCAGGGCCAATTGATTATGAGAAACCAATTAAAGGTGTCTTTGGATCTGATGGAATTTTTGAAGCAACTGTTAAGAAAAGGCCATCAAAAGGACGAAGAGTGATATGA
- the LOC113760215 gene encoding zinc finger BED domain-containing protein RICESLEEPER 2-like, with protein MKECRILKREQTEKKGKTKEKGDEETTAVAAAHDDMFVFCDTGQVNIIYYDNDWVVDLGASYHVTSHRHFFSTYIEGDFGYVRMGNEMSSTGDNTATTATSPSVDHSSSDPKIVAKASETDTCQVPPLPTSETKVSSKSNRSWVWEHYVVVTGTETKDKKATCKYCEQLIACASKNGTTSLSNHLHRCKKYPYNSTDKRQKTLEFKPKEGGGKALTTHMFDQEACRRMLARMVIIDELPFKFVEREGFLDFCLVMQPRFEMPSRRTITTDCHKLFLDEKKSLKAYFETLSSRICLTTDAWTSIQNLNYLCLTAHFIDDKWKLHKKILSFCPITSHAGEVIGRTVEKCLLDWKISKVLTVTVDNASSNDTCLQYLRRRLINWKCIVLNGEYLHMRCAAHVLNLTVREGLKDLEDSIVRIRSAVRYVRSSPARAQRFKSCIEKERIESKNLVCLDVETRWNSTFLMLEAALKFQKAFELLETVDSKYVEELTPQSENDTRKSSKMRGVPTEMDWEYAKDLLPFLQIFYDSTVKMSGSRYVTGNVYMNEIFGIGGLLNSFQESDDFGLSTMAGNMKKKYDKYWGNVERINILILIAVVLDPRHKLSYVQWAIDEDMILRMLKF; from the exons ATGAAGGAGTGTAGAATCCTAAAACGGGAACAAACTGAAAAAAAGGGTAAGACGAAAGAAAAAGGTGATGAAGAGACTACAGCAGTTGCGGCAGCTCATGATGATATGTTTGTGTTCTGTGATACTGGTCAGGTGAATATTATTTATTATGACAATGATTGGGTAGTTGATTTGGGTGCATCCTACCATGTTACTTCTCACAGGCATTTCTTCTCAACCTACATCGAAGGAGATTTTGGATATGTTAGGATGGGAAATGAG ATGTCAAGTACAGGGGATAATACAGCTACAACAGCTACAAGCCCAAGTGTTGATCATTCATCATCAGATCCAAAAATTGTTGCTAAAGCCTCTGAAACTGATACATGTCAAGTACCACCTCTTCCAACATCCGAGACAAAAGTGTCTAGCAAGAGTAATAGGTCTTGGGTTTGGGAGCATTACGTAGTTGTTACAGGTACGGAAACAAAAGACAAGAAAGCTACTTGTAAATATTGTGAACAACTGATTGCTTGTGCAAGCAAAAATGGTACTACTTCTTTGAGTAATCACCTTCATAGGTGTAAAAAATATCCGTATAATAGCACGGATAAGAGGCAAAAGACGCTGGAGTTTAAACCAAAAGAGGGAGGGGGAAAAGCATTAACAACCCATATGTTTGATCAAGAAGCATGTAGGAGAATGTTGGCTAGGATGGTGATTATAGATGAACTGCCTTTTAAATTTGTGGAAAGGGAGggatttctggatttttgtcTAGTTATGCAGCCACGGTTTGAAATGCCATCACGTAGAACTATAACTACAGACTGCCATAAGCTTTTTTTAGATGAGAAGAAAAGTTTGAAAGCATACTTTGAAACTTTATCCTCCCGCATTTGTCTCACCACTGATGCTTGGACATCCATTCAAAATCTGAATTATTTGTGTTTGACAGCTCACTTCATTGATGATAAATGGAAATTGCACAAAAAGATTTTAAGTTTCTGTCCTATTACAAGTCATGCGGGTGAAGTTATTGGTCGGACAGTAGAAAAATGCTTGCTTGATTGGAAAATTAGTAAAGTTTTGACTGTTACGGTAGACAATGCTAGCTCAAATGACACTTGTTTGCAATATTTGAGAAGAAGGCTTATTAATTGGAAATGTATTGTCTTAAATGGAGAATACTTGCATATGAGATGTGCTGCCCATGTTTTGAATTTGACGGTTAGGGAGGGATTGAAAGACTTGGAAGACTCTATTGTTAGGATTCGATCAGCTGTGAGATATGTTAGGTCTTCACCTGCTAGAGCTCAAAGATTCAAATCTTGcatagaaaaagaaagaatcgaAAGTAAAAACCTTGTATGCCTTGATGTTGAAACTAGGTGGAATTCCACATTTTTAATGTTAGAGGCTGCTCTAAAATTTCAAAAGGCATTTGAGTTGCTAGAAACTGTGGATAGCAAATATGTCGAAGAGTTGACTCCCCAAAGTGAGAATGATACTCGTAAGAGTTCTAAGATGAGGGGTGTGCCAACTGAGATGGATTGGGAGTATGCAAAAGATTTGTTgccttttcttcaaattttttatgattcTACTGTGAAAATGTCGGGTTCACGTTATGTGACaggaaatgtatatatgaatgaAATTTTTGGCATTGGTGGTCTTCTTAATTCATTTCAAGAAAGTGATGACTTTGGTTTGTCAACTATGGCTGGAAATATGAAGAAAAAATATGACAAATATTGGGGTAATGTTGAAAGGATTAACATATTGATTCTGATTGCTGTTGTTCTTGATCCCCGGCATAAACTAAGTTATGTTCAATGGGCTATTGATGAGGATATGATCCTAAGAATGCTGAAATTTTAA
- the LOC113762914 gene encoding uncharacterized protein LOC113762914 — MEIFLPQSLGSTNPCPIFVPSSHFLLDQYTFVSHSPCHCRSFSQETRIQKSIICARNKKRQHLSARSRKLVIESAYLIASRLKILPEPLDYLIREFGIGGANGGGGFRAFWKGSGWGGFDGWGRGRGRRKKRSLEFLAILVISGIGFWLVLGKQLDADLFLGFLGLVLFGLSVDGWRNGIKDWALGFCCCAFLVGLVLRREDFPGGAKSFGTMILSKRRRKGRVF, encoded by the coding sequence ATGGAAATTTTTCTACCCCAAAGCCTCGGTTCAACGAACCCCTGTCCAATTTTTGTCCCCAGTAGCCATTTTTTACTCGATCAATACACATTTGTCTCACATTCTCCTTGCCATTGTCGCTCATTTTCCCAAGAAACCCGGATCCAGAAATCGATTATATGtgcaagaaacaagaaaaggcAGCATTTGTCTGCAAGATCAAGAAAGTTGGTGATTGAATCAGCCTATCTGATTGCATCAAGACTCAAGATTTTACCAGAGCCGTTGGATTATTTGATCAGGGAATTTGGGATTGGCGGTGCAAATGGAGGTGGTGGGTTTCGGGCCTTCTGGAAAGGGTCCGGATGGGGAGGTTTTGATGGGTGGGGAAGGGGAAGaggaaggaggaagaaaaggagTTTGGAATTCTTGGCCATTTTGGTAATTTCAGGTATTGGGTTTTGGTTGGTTTTGGGCAAACAATTGGATGCTGATCTTTTCTTGGGGTTTTTGGGTTTGGTATTGTTTGGACTTTCAGTGGATGGTTGGAGGAATGGGATCAAGGATTGGGCTTTGGGCTTTTGTTGCTGTGCTTTTCTGGTAGGTTTGGTTTTGAGGAGAGAAGATTTTCCAGGAGGGGCCAAGAGTTTTGGGACTATGATTCTGagtaaaagaagaagaaaaggaagagttttctGA